The Lepeophtheirus salmonis chromosome 1, UVic_Lsal_1.4, whole genome shotgun sequence genome has a segment encoding these proteins:
- the Cht6 gene encoding uncharacterized protein Cht6 isoform X16, whose translation MSLVKNKILPTLIVVLVCLSISSGTKLVKRQVDNQKKVVCYYANWAVYRQGQAKFSPQNINPYLCTHLIYAFGGLKKDDTIAPFDKYQDLEKRGLSHFASLKTYNKELKTMVAIGGWNEASKKFSPMVADPERRYTFIKSAVQFLRRYNFDGIDLDWEYPTQRDGGRPQDKENYAKLIKEMREAFEREADQTGKDRLIISMAVPASLEITAEGYDVRALDKDLDFFNVLAYDYHSSLETAVNHHSPLFRIKEISEFDFRTDLNIESTIKYYLGHGASPNKLVLGIPTYGRSYTLVNPDAHEIGSPTDGPGVKGNGTKEDGYLAYYEICKGIKEQKWDVVRANPGQTGPYAHHDNFWVGYDDIDIVREKAYYVAEEGLGGIMFWTIDNDDFRGNCHNEPYPLIEAAKRALYSSTTSVQSSRSDRPRSLSNNRGVTTPSPPTTPSSEPSFVCTDEGFFPHTKSCKKYYWCLEAAGVGMVAHTFTCPQGLFFNSLTDGCDFKRNVECGDKSTKEEVKVEDTTTESSVASKSNDKSVQDILQEIKSAGGLAAFEEQLQEEEFEKKELKQRTKDRNDDISSKTRNRFTKLLERKKPKEREENIPAEDNEIVLPETPRNSLVQDPLKNVQRTSFLNRGTPPQSENISGLGKAEPVKISSDSFRPKTFVRNEEEEEELEVIKIDDQTPDLITEGTPTLLQRSRDSERYVTIQRGVPSRKKLQSQVIDRKPLDDEESVEDAGSLQGRLLQRLQQRKIKTQKNRNTLFKTSRRPSFIRPRKPVTTESSVLTPTIINTPEEEEIIINDEHVLITTNTVATTEIVTTQSASTSRPHQKLRPINLSSPSSVNEVDPLQNEFETSSTKSFFNPTSPSRNRFRPQVNQSPAPNTSPSPIRNRFQPQDVSSPPSPIRNRFRTRNQSPLSRPLSSRRRLQPKGQFPAPDSSNPSSTQNLVINEDQPTSSRLSTPFQNRIQLQNQSPAHKPSTHIPSRVQLQDQPPKHRSETTFAFENRIKLQEQSLDSNDSPSPKDNKPLIRGQFPALRPSTPSPFQNRFQIEDQSPEPTPTPSLEEIKSLNPDQSPIPTPSTPTPLQNNFLPQDQSPAPRLSTPSPLQNNFQPRDPSFFPRPSFPPQDPSLDVPETSPSPFKIIIQPEDQSPNNPNISLSRSRLQLQLQSPDAPETSPSRGKFQPHEQFFDTSEPSPSPLNNRFRQVEQSSDRPANTQYPTRSRFQPQGQSPDTPETSRYPSRSRFQPQEQSLETPPTSPSPLKSRFQPLEQSSDTPETSSSGSLFQEQSTDLPTTSTSTVRNVFQPQEQSSDEPETPSLRSRLKPQEQSIDTSSTPPSPSNNRFQSHEQSSDTPKTSPSGNGLPSQEQPQDSPKTSFSRNRFQSRNRSPDSSLSRNRFQSRNRSPKVPEISQEARTNIFQQQPRRLDVFRNRFQVSPSSPRPIVSKSKEEELFSDVQQQQNTLPISDDKESSQSNSDFPRDSITTASTTTDPPARSTLQFTRTTPSATTSKPRSIVTSPARRFPPSSTPTRNAASRSRSKSINRSRTRSRPTTTTTTPAPEYDYYYDEEYPGEKNGIGKLKSVDPIYDYDLTPLTEKVAITSEGVVCYDVGVFPHPGSCKKFITCSRRTSVGRIVGWEYECPIYLAFDSIGGRCNWASEVDCS comes from the exons atgagtctagtcaaaaataaaatactgccAACCCTTATAGTGGTATTGGTATGTCTCTCCATATCTTCAG GAACAAAGTTGGTCAAAAGACAAGTTGATAATCAAAAGAAAGTTGTCTGCTACTATGCAAACTGGGCTGTCTACAGACAAGGCCAGGCCAAATTCTCACCTCAAAACATTAATCCTTATTTGTGCACGCATTTGATCTACGCATTTGGAGGATTGAAAAAAGATGATACAATTGCTCCATTTGACAAATACCAGGATCTAGAAAAAA GGGGATTATCACATTTTGCCTCCCTCAAAACATACAACAAGGAATTAAAAACCATGGTGGCCATTGGAGGATGGAATGAAGCATCCAAGAAATTTAGTCCCATGGTTGCTGATCCTGAGAGGCGATACACATTCATCAAGAGTGCTGTTCAGTTCTTGAGGCGATATAACTTTGATGGAATTGATTTGGATTGGGAGTATCCCACACAACGTGACGGAGGAAGGCCTcaagataaagaaaattatgCTAAATTGATCAAA GAAATGAGAGAAGCTTTTGAACGCGAAGCTGATCAAACTGGAAAGGATCGTCTCATCATATCTATGGCTGTTCCAGCTTCATTGGAAATTACTGCTGAAGGATATGACGTACGAGCATTGGATAAGGATTTGGATTTCTTTAATGTTTTAGCCTATGACTACCACTCCTCATTAGAGACAGCTGTGAATCATCATTCTCCTCTTTTCCGAATTAAAGAGATTTCGGAATTTGATTTCCGCACAGATTTAAATATCGAATCCacaattaagtattatttaggACATGGTGCTTCACCAAATAAACTTGTTTTGGGTATTCCTACCTATGGTCGCTCTTACACACTTGTAAATCCTGATGCACATGAAATTGGAAGCCCAACTGATGGCCCAGGAGTAAAAGGAAATGGAACAAAAGAAGATGGATACCTTGCTTATTATGAA ATTTGTAAAGGTATCAAGGAGCAAAAATGGGATGTTGTAAGAGCAAATCCTGGACAAACTGGTCCCTATGCACATCACGATAATTTTTGGGTTGGATACGATGATATTGATATTGTACGTGAAAAGGCATACTACGTTGCTGAAGAAGGACTAGGAGGAATTATGTTCTGGACGATTGACAACGATGATTTCCGAGGAAATTGTCATAATGAACCTTATCCTCTCATTGAAGCTGCCAAAAGAGCTCTCTACTCTTCCACTACATCCGTGCAATC AAGTCGGTCAGACAGACCAAGAAGCTTGAGCAACAACCGTGGAGTAACAACGCCATCCCCACCAACTACACCCAGCTCTGAACCAA GTTTCGTATGTACGGATGAAGGATTCTTTCCCCATACAAAGAGTTGCAAAAAATACTATTGGTGTTTGGAAGCAGCAGGTGTTGGCATGGTAGCCCATACATTTACATGTCCCCAAGGTCTTTTTTTCAACTCATTAACTGATGGATGTGACTTTAAACGTAATGTGGAATGTGGAGACAAAAGTACAAAGGAGGAAGTGAAGGTCGAAGACACAACCACAGAATCAAGCGTTGCGTCAAAGTCAAATGATAAGTCCGTTCAGGATATTTTGCAGGAAATTAAATCAGCAG GTGGTCTTGCAGCTTTTGAGGAACAATTACAGGAAGAAGAATTTGAAAAGAAGGAGTTGAAGCAGAGAACCAAGGATCGGAATGATGACATTTCAAGCAAAACAAGGAATCGTTTCACAAAGCTTTTAGAGAGGAAGAAGCCCAAAGAAAG AGAGGAGAATATTCCTGCAGAAGATAACGAAATTGTTCTTCCTGAGACTCCAAGGAACTCCTTGGTTCAAGACCCATTGAAAAATGTTCAAAGAACATCCTTTTTAAACCGTGGTACTCCTCCACAAAGTGAAAATATTTCTGGATT gGGCAAGGCTGAGCCTGTCAAAATCTCTTCTGACAGCTTCAGACCCAAAACATTTGTTCGAaatgaggaagaagaagaagaactaGAAGTGATTAAAATTGACGACCAAACCCCTGATTTGAT TACTGAAGGAACTCCTACTCTACTCCAACGCTCTCGTGATTCTGAGAg ATATGTGACAATTCAAAGAGGAGTTCCttcaaggaaaaaattacaatcacAG GTGATAGATCGCAAGCCCCTAGACGACGAAGAGTCAGTCGAAGACGCCGGGTCCTTGCAAGGGAGACTACTACAACGTCTTCAACAACGTAAaatcaaaacacaaaaaaatagaaatacactttttaaaacCTCACGCCGCCCAAGTTTTATTCGTCCACGCAAGCCAGTAACAACCGAGTCATCAGTCCTTACTCCAACCATAATAAATACtccagaagaagaagaaataattattaatgatgaaCATGTTCTTATCACTACCAACACAGTAGCAACGACTGAAATAGTCACAACTCAATCTGCGTCTACATCCCGTCCTCACCAGAAATTGAGACCCATAAATTTATCATCTCCTTCTTCAGTAAATGAAGTGGATCCATTACAAAATGAGTTTGAAACATCCTCcacaaaatcttttttcaatccCACATCTCCTTCACGGAATCGATTCCGACCTCAAGTGAATCAGTCCCCTGCTCCTAACACATCTCCCTCTCCTATAAGGAATCGATTTCAGCCTCAAGATGTATCATCACCACCTTCACCTATACGGAATAGATTCCGCACTAGAAATCAGTCTCCTCTATCCAGACCTTTATCATCACGGAGAAGATTACAACCCAAAGGTCAATTCCCAGCTCCTGACTCCTCAAATCCTTCCTCAACacaaaatttagtaataaatgaGGATCAACCTACCTCCTCTAGGCTTTCCACTCCTTTCCAAAATCGAATTCAATTACAGAATCAGTCCCCTGCTCATAAACCTTCAACTCATATTCCCTCTAGGGTTCAATTACAGGATCAGCCTCCGAAACATAGATCCGAAACAACTTTTGCTTTTGAGAACCGTATAAAATTACAGGAACAATCTCTTGATTCAAACGACTCGCCCTCTCCTAAAGATAATAAACCTCTAATTCGAGGTCAATTCCCTGCTCTGAGACCCTCGACTCCTTCTCCGTTCCAAAATCGCTTCCAAATCGAAGACCAATCACCTGAACCTACCCCAACACCCTCTCTAGAAGAGATTAAATCTCTAAATCCAGATCAATCACCTATTCCTACACCATCCACTCCCACtcctttacaaaataatttcctaCCCCAAGATCAATCACCTGCTCCTAGACTCTCAACTCCTTCTCCTCTACAGAATAACTTCCAACCTCGAGATCCTTCCTTTTTTCCAAGACCATCCTTTCCGCCACAAGATCCATCCCTTGATGTACCTGAAACTTCTCCCTCTCCTTTTAAGATTATAATCCAACCGGAAGATCAATCTCCTAATAATCCCAATATTTCTCTATCAAGAAGTAGACTCCAACTTCAACTACAGTCTCCCGATGCACCTGAAACTTCTCCATCAAGGGGTAAATTCCAACCTCATGAGCAATTCTTTGATACATCTGAACCTTCCCCATCTcctttaaataatagatttcgACAAGTTGAGCAATCTTCTGATAGACCTGCAAATACACAATATCCTACAAGGAGTAGATTCCAACCTCAAGGGCAATCCCCTGATACACCTGAAACTTCCCGATATCCTTCAAGGAGTCGATTCCAACCTCAAGAGCAATCCCTTGAAACACCTCCAACTTCCCCATCTCCTTTAAAGAGTCGATTCCAACCTCTAGAGCAATCCTCTGATACACCTGAAACCTCCTCTTCCGGAAGTTTATTTCAAGAGCAATCGACTGATTTGCCTACAACTTCCACATCTACAGTAAGGAATGTATTCCAGCCGCAAGAGCAATCCTCCGATGAACCTGAAACTCCATCTTTAAGGAGTAGGTTAAAACCTCAAGAACAATCCATTGATACATCTTCAACGCCCCCCTCTCCCTCAAACAATAGATTCCAATCTCATGAGCAATCGTCTGATACACCTAAAACCTCTCCTTCCGGAAATGGACTCCCGTCTCAAGAGCAACCCCAGGACTCTCCTAAAACCTCCTTCTCAAGAAATAGATTCCAATCACGAAATCGATCTCCTGATTCATCTCTTTCAAGAAACAGATTCCAATCACGAAATCGATCCCCTAAGGTACCTGAAATATCTCAAGAGGCAAGAACCAACATATTCCAGCAGCAACCCCGAAGACTTGACGTTTTCCGAAACCGATTTCAGGTATCTCCTTCTTCACCCAGACCTATAGTTTCCAAGTCCAAAGAGGAGGAGTTATTTTCTGATGTGCAACAACAACAGAACACACTTCCTATCTCGGACGATAAGGAGTCCAGCCAATCCAATAGTGATTTTCCAAGAGACAGTATCACAACAGCCTCAACTACCACAGACCCACCTGCTCGCTCAACCCTTCAATTTACAAGAACAACCCCTTCTGCAACTACTTCAAAGCCAAGATCCATTGTCACCTCTCCCGCTCGAAGATTTCCACCTTCATCCACACCTACTCGAAATGCTGCTTCTCGATCTCGCAGCAAATCGATAAATCGATCAAGAACCCGGTCCCGTCCTACTACTACCACCACAACTCCAGCACCTGAATATGACTATTATTATGATGAGGAGTATCCTGGAGAGAAGAATGGAATTGGGAAGTTAAAATCGGTTGATCCCATTTATGACTATGACCTGACACCATTAACAGAAAAA
- the Cht6 gene encoding uncharacterized protein Cht6 isoform X12 encodes MSLVKNKILPTLIVVLVCLSISSGTKLVKRQVDNQKKVVCYYANWAVYRQGQAKFSPQNINPYLCTHLIYAFGGLKKDDTIAPFDKYQDLEKRGLSHFASLKTYNKELKTMVAIGGWNEASKKFSPMVADPERRYTFIKSAVQFLRRYNFDGIDLDWEYPTQRDGGRPQDKENYAKLIKEMREAFEREADQTGKDRLIISMAVPASLEITAEGYDVRALDKDLDFFNVLAYDYHSSLETAVNHHSPLFRIKEISEFDFRTDLNIESTIKYYLGHGASPNKLVLGIPTYGRSYTLVNPDAHEIGSPTDGPGVKGNGTKEDGYLAYYEICKGIKEQKWDVVRANPGQTGPYAHHDNFWVGYDDIDIVREKAYYVAEEGLGGIMFWTIDNDDFRGNCHNEPYPLIEAAKRALYSSTTSVQSKTSVSISTSRLRNRFSYSSQHLLTDDTNRSRSDRPRSLSNNRGVTTPSPPTTPSSEPSFVCTDEGFFPHTKSCKKYYWCLEAAGVGMVAHTFTCPQGLFFNSLTDGCDFKRNVECGDKSTKEEVKVEDTTTESSVASKSNDKSVQDILQEIKSAGGLAAFEEQLQEEEFEKKELKQRTKDRNDDISSKTRNRFTKLLERKKPKESEPTSSESSYSQEKKEPSSFLTRLSNRRRNNDPPSSTSSPIITESPSTTPITSSPISNPPARSGFLRNRNRPTFLRNQPPQPEENIPAEDNEIVLPETPRNSLVQDPLKNVQRTSFLNRGTPPQSENISGLGKAEPVKISSDSFRPKTFVRNEEEEEELEVIKIDDQTPDLITEGTPTLLQRSRDSERYVTIQRGVPSRKKLQSQVIDRKPLDDEESVEDAGSLQGRLLQRLQQRKIKTQKNRNTLFKTSRRPSFIRPRKPVTTESSVLTPTIINTPEEEEIIINDEHVLITTNTVATTEIVTTQSASTSRPHQKLRPINLSSPSSVNEVDPLQNEFETSSTKSFFNPTSPSRNRFRPQVNQSPAPNTSPSPIRNRFQPQDVSSPPSPIRNRFRTRNQSPLSRPLSSRRRLQPKGQFPAPDSSNPSSTQNLVINEDQPTSSRLSTPFQNRIQLQNQSPAHKPSTHIPSRVQLQDQPPKHRSETTFAFENRIKLQEQSLDSNDSPSPKDNKPLIRGQFPALRPSTPSPFQNRFQIEDQSPEPTPTPSLEEIKSLNPDQSPIPTPSTPTPLQNNFLPQDQSPAPRLSTPSPLQNNFQPRDPSFFPRPSFPPQDPSLDVPETSPSPFKIIIQPEDQSPNNPNISLSRSRLQLQLQSPDAPETSPSRGKFQPHEQFFDTSEPSPSPLNNRFRQVEQSSDRPANTQYPTRSRFQPQGQSPDTPETSRYPSRSRFQPQEQSLETPPTSPSPLKSRFQPLEQSSDTPETSSSGSLFQEQSTDLPTTSTSTVRNVFQPQEQSSDEPETPSLRSRLKPQEQSIDTSSTPPSPSNNRFQSHEQSSDTPKTSPSGNGLPSQEQPQDSPKTSFSRNRFQSRNRSPDSSLSRNRFQSRNRSPKVPEISQEARTNIFQQQPRRLDVFRNRFQVSPSSPRPIVSKSKEEELFSDVQQQQNTLPISDDKESSQSNSDFPRDSITTASTTTDPPARSTLQFTRTTPSATTSKPRSIVTSPARRFPPSSTPTRNAASRSRSKSINRSRTRSRPTTTTTTPAPEYDYYYDEEYPGEKNGIGKLKSVDPIYDYDLTPLTEKVAITSEGVVCYDVGVFPHPGSCKKFITCSRRTSVGRIVGWEYECPIYLAFDSIGGRCNWASEVDCS; translated from the exons atgagtctagtcaaaaataaaatactgccAACCCTTATAGTGGTATTGGTATGTCTCTCCATATCTTCAG GAACAAAGTTGGTCAAAAGACAAGTTGATAATCAAAAGAAAGTTGTCTGCTACTATGCAAACTGGGCTGTCTACAGACAAGGCCAGGCCAAATTCTCACCTCAAAACATTAATCCTTATTTGTGCACGCATTTGATCTACGCATTTGGAGGATTGAAAAAAGATGATACAATTGCTCCATTTGACAAATACCAGGATCTAGAAAAAA GGGGATTATCACATTTTGCCTCCCTCAAAACATACAACAAGGAATTAAAAACCATGGTGGCCATTGGAGGATGGAATGAAGCATCCAAGAAATTTAGTCCCATGGTTGCTGATCCTGAGAGGCGATACACATTCATCAAGAGTGCTGTTCAGTTCTTGAGGCGATATAACTTTGATGGAATTGATTTGGATTGGGAGTATCCCACACAACGTGACGGAGGAAGGCCTcaagataaagaaaattatgCTAAATTGATCAAA GAAATGAGAGAAGCTTTTGAACGCGAAGCTGATCAAACTGGAAAGGATCGTCTCATCATATCTATGGCTGTTCCAGCTTCATTGGAAATTACTGCTGAAGGATATGACGTACGAGCATTGGATAAGGATTTGGATTTCTTTAATGTTTTAGCCTATGACTACCACTCCTCATTAGAGACAGCTGTGAATCATCATTCTCCTCTTTTCCGAATTAAAGAGATTTCGGAATTTGATTTCCGCACAGATTTAAATATCGAATCCacaattaagtattatttaggACATGGTGCTTCACCAAATAAACTTGTTTTGGGTATTCCTACCTATGGTCGCTCTTACACACTTGTAAATCCTGATGCACATGAAATTGGAAGCCCAACTGATGGCCCAGGAGTAAAAGGAAATGGAACAAAAGAAGATGGATACCTTGCTTATTATGAA ATTTGTAAAGGTATCAAGGAGCAAAAATGGGATGTTGTAAGAGCAAATCCTGGACAAACTGGTCCCTATGCACATCACGATAATTTTTGGGTTGGATACGATGATATTGATATTGTACGTGAAAAGGCATACTACGTTGCTGAAGAAGGACTAGGAGGAATTATGTTCTGGACGATTGACAACGATGATTTCCGAGGAAATTGTCATAATGAACCTTATCCTCTCATTGAAGCTGCCAAAAGAGCTCTCTACTCTTCCACTACATCCGTGCAATC taAAACCTCAGTATCAATTTCAACTTCTCGACTCAGAAATCGTTTTAGTTATAGCAGTCAGCATTTATTGACTGATGATACGAATAG AAGTCGGTCAGACAGACCAAGAAGCTTGAGCAACAACCGTGGAGTAACAACGCCATCCCCACCAACTACACCCAGCTCTGAACCAA GTTTCGTATGTACGGATGAAGGATTCTTTCCCCATACAAAGAGTTGCAAAAAATACTATTGGTGTTTGGAAGCAGCAGGTGTTGGCATGGTAGCCCATACATTTACATGTCCCCAAGGTCTTTTTTTCAACTCATTAACTGATGGATGTGACTTTAAACGTAATGTGGAATGTGGAGACAAAAGTACAAAGGAGGAAGTGAAGGTCGAAGACACAACCACAGAATCAAGCGTTGCGTCAAAGTCAAATGATAAGTCCGTTCAGGATATTTTGCAGGAAATTAAATCAGCAG GTGGTCTTGCAGCTTTTGAGGAACAATTACAGGAAGAAGAATTTGAAAAGAAGGAGTTGAAGCAGAGAACCAAGGATCGGAATGATGACATTTCAAGCAAAACAAGGAATCGTTTCACAAAGCTTTTAGAGAGGAAGAAGCCCAAAGAAAG TGAGCCCACTTCATCTGAATCAAGTTATTCACAAGAGAAAAAAGAACCCAGTAGCTTCCTAACAAGACTATCCAATCGCCGTCGTAATAATGATCCACCTAGTAGCACTTCCTCACCCATCATCACTGAATCTCCCTCAACCACTCCTATCACATCTTCCCCTATCTCCAATCCTCCCGCACGATCCGGTTTCCTTCGAAACCGTAACCGTCCCACCTTTCTTCGAAACCAACCACCTCAACC AGAGGAGAATATTCCTGCAGAAGATAACGAAATTGTTCTTCCTGAGACTCCAAGGAACTCCTTGGTTCAAGACCCATTGAAAAATGTTCAAAGAACATCCTTTTTAAACCGTGGTACTCCTCCACAAAGTGAAAATATTTCTGGATT gGGCAAGGCTGAGCCTGTCAAAATCTCTTCTGACAGCTTCAGACCCAAAACATTTGTTCGAaatgaggaagaagaagaagaactaGAAGTGATTAAAATTGACGACCAAACCCCTGATTTGAT TACTGAAGGAACTCCTACTCTACTCCAACGCTCTCGTGATTCTGAGAg ATATGTGACAATTCAAAGAGGAGTTCCttcaaggaaaaaattacaatcacAG GTGATAGATCGCAAGCCCCTAGACGACGAAGAGTCAGTCGAAGACGCCGGGTCCTTGCAAGGGAGACTACTACAACGTCTTCAACAACGTAAaatcaaaacacaaaaaaatagaaatacactttttaaaacCTCACGCCGCCCAAGTTTTATTCGTCCACGCAAGCCAGTAACAACCGAGTCATCAGTCCTTACTCCAACCATAATAAATACtccagaagaagaagaaataattattaatgatgaaCATGTTCTTATCACTACCAACACAGTAGCAACGACTGAAATAGTCACAACTCAATCTGCGTCTACATCCCGTCCTCACCAGAAATTGAGACCCATAAATTTATCATCTCCTTCTTCAGTAAATGAAGTGGATCCATTACAAAATGAGTTTGAAACATCCTCcacaaaatcttttttcaatccCACATCTCCTTCACGGAATCGATTCCGACCTCAAGTGAATCAGTCCCCTGCTCCTAACACATCTCCCTCTCCTATAAGGAATCGATTTCAGCCTCAAGATGTATCATCACCACCTTCACCTATACGGAATAGATTCCGCACTAGAAATCAGTCTCCTCTATCCAGACCTTTATCATCACGGAGAAGATTACAACCCAAAGGTCAATTCCCAGCTCCTGACTCCTCAAATCCTTCCTCAACacaaaatttagtaataaatgaGGATCAACCTACCTCCTCTAGGCTTTCCACTCCTTTCCAAAATCGAATTCAATTACAGAATCAGTCCCCTGCTCATAAACCTTCAACTCATATTCCCTCTAGGGTTCAATTACAGGATCAGCCTCCGAAACATAGATCCGAAACAACTTTTGCTTTTGAGAACCGTATAAAATTACAGGAACAATCTCTTGATTCAAACGACTCGCCCTCTCCTAAAGATAATAAACCTCTAATTCGAGGTCAATTCCCTGCTCTGAGACCCTCGACTCCTTCTCCGTTCCAAAATCGCTTCCAAATCGAAGACCAATCACCTGAACCTACCCCAACACCCTCTCTAGAAGAGATTAAATCTCTAAATCCAGATCAATCACCTATTCCTACACCATCCACTCCCACtcctttacaaaataatttcctaCCCCAAGATCAATCACCTGCTCCTAGACTCTCAACTCCTTCTCCTCTACAGAATAACTTCCAACCTCGAGATCCTTCCTTTTTTCCAAGACCATCCTTTCCGCCACAAGATCCATCCCTTGATGTACCTGAAACTTCTCCCTCTCCTTTTAAGATTATAATCCAACCGGAAGATCAATCTCCTAATAATCCCAATATTTCTCTATCAAGAAGTAGACTCCAACTTCAACTACAGTCTCCCGATGCACCTGAAACTTCTCCATCAAGGGGTAAATTCCAACCTCATGAGCAATTCTTTGATACATCTGAACCTTCCCCATCTcctttaaataatagatttcgACAAGTTGAGCAATCTTCTGATAGACCTGCAAATACACAATATCCTACAAGGAGTAGATTCCAACCTCAAGGGCAATCCCCTGATACACCTGAAACTTCCCGATATCCTTCAAGGAGTCGATTCCAACCTCAAGAGCAATCCCTTGAAACACCTCCAACTTCCCCATCTCCTTTAAAGAGTCGATTCCAACCTCTAGAGCAATCCTCTGATACACCTGAAACCTCCTCTTCCGGAAGTTTATTTCAAGAGCAATCGACTGATTTGCCTACAACTTCCACATCTACAGTAAGGAATGTATTCCAGCCGCAAGAGCAATCCTCCGATGAACCTGAAACTCCATCTTTAAGGAGTAGGTTAAAACCTCAAGAACAATCCATTGATACATCTTCAACGCCCCCCTCTCCCTCAAACAATAGATTCCAATCTCATGAGCAATCGTCTGATACACCTAAAACCTCTCCTTCCGGAAATGGACTCCCGTCTCAAGAGCAACCCCAGGACTCTCCTAAAACCTCCTTCTCAAGAAATAGATTCCAATCACGAAATCGATCTCCTGATTCATCTCTTTCAAGAAACAGATTCCAATCACGAAATCGATCCCCTAAGGTACCTGAAATATCTCAAGAGGCAAGAACCAACATATTCCAGCAGCAACCCCGAAGACTTGACGTTTTCCGAAACCGATTTCAGGTATCTCCTTCTTCACCCAGACCTATAGTTTCCAAGTCCAAAGAGGAGGAGTTATTTTCTGATGTGCAACAACAACAGAACACACTTCCTATCTCGGACGATAAGGAGTCCAGCCAATCCAATAGTGATTTTCCAAGAGACAGTATCACAACAGCCTCAACTACCACAGACCCACCTGCTCGCTCAACCCTTCAATTTACAAGAACAACCCCTTCTGCAACTACTTCAAAGCCAAGATCCATTGTCACCTCTCCCGCTCGAAGATTTCCACCTTCATCCACACCTACTCGAAATGCTGCTTCTCGATCTCGCAGCAAATCGATAAATCGATCAAGAACCCGGTCCCGTCCTACTACTACCACCACAACTCCAGCACCTGAATATGACTATTATTATGATGAGGAGTATCCTGGAGAGAAGAATGGAATTGGGAAGTTAAAATCGGTTGATCCCATTTATGACTATGACCTGACACCATTAACAGAAAAA